The genomic DNA TCTCTGCGCATCTCCAGGCTCGACGCTGCGCTGGCGCACATCTGGACGCTGATGAACCGCGCCCGCGGGTTCCAGGGGGACAGAGAGAGCGTGTACGTGAACATTACCCTCGGCCTCCGGAACCGCGTCAGCCCGCCCCTACCCGACACGTTCGTCGGATCCCCGCTCCTCCTGGGCTATgtcgagaagacggcggacgagggcgcgTCGCGGCAGctcggccccgtcgccggcgccatcagGCAGATGATGTCGCGGTTCACGCCGGACGCCGTGGCCGCCTACATCCACGACGCCGCGCACGAGGTCAGCCCCCAGCGCCTGTGGCAGGGGTTCCCGGGGACGCGCCACACGATCGTGACGTCCTGGGTCCGGGCCAGGACGTACGAGCTGGATTTTCTGGGCTCGGGAGGGTTGGCTCGGTACGTCCAGGGCGTGATGCCCAAGATTGACGGCCTGGTGCAGATCATGGATGTTGCGGACACGGGCGACTTCGATGTCAGTGTGTGCATGCAGCGGGATGCCATGGGACGGTTGCTGAAAGATTCTTTCCTTCGTCAATATGAGAAGTGAATAGCTGGGACGCAGTGatgggagaaggaggggggggagtcgTCGATATTATGGTAGAAGATACAACTCCCTAAAGCATGACCTTTGTGGCATCTTGGTGTCACGTACAAGCTTGTTTTCATAAATCAAAACAATATCACACTTTTCCATGAACCAATCGATTTTCAGCTTAAAGTAAAAAAGAGATTACGTTGCGTCAATCGCGGACGGGAATTGAGCCCGACGTGGCTGTACTGTGTTAGTCTTGTGAGACTCGAGGAACCTGAGGATTCGGTGATGCTTACGGGTCGAACCCACAACCTTGAGATTAAGAGTCTCACGCTCTACCGATTGAGCTAGCCGGGCAGGCCATGTAAAGTGTGTGATTGTATTGTCACCGGGAGAGTACTGAAGACCTCGATGTGCCACTTGTGCGTGGATCGTGAGGGCTAACCTAGTCTCCACCACCCCTCTCGGAGCCGAGATTGAGTTCGTGTGCATGTTGAGAAAGACAGGAATGTCAACAGTAGTCAGATACTCCAAAGATCTTCAACCCTGGGTTGATGTTGTGCTTATTTGGTTGACATTTACCGTTATCGCTTGCTGGAAGTGAATCATGAGAGACATCCACCATACACCAAATCCTTTGTGTCTATGCACAGCGGTACATTATGTGCAAGAGGTCTATATACAATTGGACCAGTTGAAAATGTGCCGAGTAGGTCACAATAGTCACTGACTATTACTACAAAGTTCCATGGTAGTCCCAACGAGACTCAAACCCGTTAGTCGTAGGGTTCCATTACGCGTAGACGTAGCACAAAGGAGAGCCGCCGATGGTGTTGAGCACGTCGTCGATGGTGCGGTTCTCGGCGTTGACGCCCAGGTCCAGCACGTCGCTCTTGAGGGCGTCCCGGCTGGCGGGCCGGttgttgatggtgatggtgccgGCGATCTCGAAGGCGTTCCAGAGGTGCAGGGCCTGCCACAGCCAGTAGACGCGGTCGACCATGGCGTGGTGCAGGAAGAAGCtggggtcgacgacggacgaGTACAGGTCGCTggcctcgccgttgacggtgaagtggccggcggcgtgcaTGCCGAGGAAGCCGTCGGCGAAGCGGCCCTGCAGCTCGTTCTGGAAGAGCTCGACGCTCCGCGAGGCCGGGCCGACGGTGATGTTGACCATGTTCTCGTTGGTGAACCACTTGGACGCCGTGTAGCTGCTCAGGTCGCGGCTGAGGCAGCGCGGGTTGTAGCCGAGTTTGCCGCTGGGGctggcctcgaggccgtccatGCCGGGGTTGACGGGGCCCAGGTTGACCGTCATGCTGTCCGAGACGGGTTAGACAGACTGAAAAACTTGGGGACCAGGGACGGACTCTTTACTCCCaatgagaagagagagagagagagagacgcgATGCCCGGCTTACTTTTTGAATGGGCCGCTGGTGACGCAGCCTCCGCCATTGCCGGACGGCaggacgatggcgccggcgccgctgaTGCTGCCGTTGTGCTCGACGAACGAACCGTCGCCGCTCAGGCTGGTGTCACTGCCGTCAAAGACCGGGGACTTTGTGAGATCGTCCTGGTTCTTCAACCAGTTCCAGTACTGCGGAGGAGTCAGACCCTGTTTAGCAACAAAACGATCTTTCGCTTCCACTATCAAAGAGTCATATGAATCCACTCACCGGCTGGGAGCCCTTGTAGCCGCACTCGTTCCGCAGAGCCTCCTCGTAGGCCCAGACGAAGTAGCGGTGCCACGTCAGAAAGTTGCCCTGAGGCCCCAATGTCAGAATCCCGCGGCAGATATCCCGGTCCTCGAAGAAGCACGACTTACGGTTCCGTGGATCTTGGTCGTCTGGTTGATGTGCACGGCGACGAAGTCGTCATATCGGTTGCGGGCACCGGGGGCGAACTCGGGATCCGACTTGGACGGCGACGTCAACATGCACTGGACAGCGCTGATGTaatccttcttctccgcggacgagaaggactCCCTTTCACAGACGAGGTTTAATGTTAGctttcctccctccccctaGTAAAGTGACTCAGgtagatgatgatgatgatgtccggcccctcccccgatCGGCACGGACACGGTGTGGGGGATGACGAACCAGTCCCGGCGGTAACGCGCGTTGAAGATGTTGCAGCTGCTGCGCTTGTTGCCGGCGCCTgactcgacgagggcgctCATGGCGCGGTCctggagctcggcgaggacaTCGCGAGTCTCGACGGGCGACGCGAGAGCCGGCACGCTCAGCAGACCGACGGCCGCGGCTACGATCGTGATGGGATACATTGCTCGAATCTTCTGTAGTTGTCGAGAGGAGAAAAGCAACAGGCGTACGAGGGGGAGTCAGGGAGAGAGTGGCTACGATCCAGAGGGACGACGCTTGGTGCAAACAATCTCTCGCCTGCGGAGGAACCGAGGCGATGGGCAAGGTCGTGTGGGACGTGAGACGTGGGACGTGGGAATCGAACAAGGCGGTCCGCGATCTTCACCCGACGGCAGACCGGATTCTGGACAAGTCCCTTAGGCTATATAGACAGATGCCTGTCCCTACGTTGTGAATAGATTAAAGAGGAGTCGGCCGCCCTGCATGAGTTGCCTCCGGACATGACCCTACAGGGCGCCGGACCCACGGAGGCGGACGTGGTAACCGCACTGGGCGGGAGGGCTTGGTGGGCTTTGTTCGAGATGAGATGCGGCGCTCCTGTGGCGGGATATGAGAAAAGGAGGGTCGGGAATCGAACGGTTTTAATGCGGCGGGCGGATAATACATGGCGAATAGGGGACGAAAAACTGGATATCCCAGATTCAAGGGACCCACGATGGCCCGGGATGTATTAGTATACAACGGAACCCCTGctctgttgttgttgcccTTTtcaaggcggccgagattTCAACGGCAGCTAGCAGCAGGAAGACGGGGTGGGTGTTGAAGATGTTGTAGTATCTCGTACTTGGTTGAAGCATGACTCTTGAGGCCAGGTAGTTGTCTGAGTAGGGTGCGTTTCCTCTTATCCCGAGGGCCATTCTGCTTCGCAATACTAACTATACTAAGTTACTTAAGCTTAACTTCAACAGTGCTAAACCATAATCATTAGTAAAACACCATCATGTTCGTCCCAACATGGCATAACAACAACAGTCCAAAGACCGTGTCAACCGTTTTATCAGTCACAGTCCGGCTCCACGGAGAGTCCCACCTTGACCTCGGGATTGACTAGCCGAGTAAGAACAAAATGGAGTCGGATCATTCGACTATCTTCTTGTGTTCCCACCGTCCCGCTCTTTTTTCGCCCCGtctcccatgtcctccgaGTGGCCAGACCAGCATCCCCatcctctgtctctctctctctcgggtCTCGCAGATGTTGTACAACCCGACTGGTTCATGAAAGTCGGTTTTCAGCAGAGACTGCCATTATCTTCGGCCGGGGGGAACGTTGTTGGAGATGCCTCATTAGGTTCGAGTACCGAGCTCTGGATCCGTTCAGGGTTTTTCATTTTCTCCGAGGCCCAAGACTATACTGTACCCATGATGGCAGGACGGGGGATGGCGAGCTGTTGTCGCCGAACGGCAAAGACCAAGGATGAGAAGAGagcccccgccccccttcaCTCGAGATGCTTCATGGCGCCAACTCACGAGATAACCACTCATGCACATCGTTTACACTCTCGAGTCATTCTGATATCCACACTCGTCCCGACAATATGGAAAAGAGATGATTGACACTCACTTTCTCCGTAGAAACTTCGCGGAGCCCACTCATAGGGATGAAGACTTGCTTTTCCTCACGGCTCCTGCACGGTACTGCAGTGATGCGGCACACGTAATGTGGGAGAAATCCATGTGGCCCCCATGGACggtccctctctctcacttctctctctcatgtAAAAGGACAGGCGCTAGCCACTCACATCGAGCGTCGAGGGGCAGACTCCTCGGCGGCTTCATCAAAGCACTCCACTCTTTGACATCGAGCAGCCCGGTACACAATCCCTTCAGCACGCACAAGAAACAGATACCAGTACTCGTCTCAAGCCACTCGTGCGAAACTCCCAAGGAAATGGGGTGACGGGATGGATCGCCGCAATCCCTGCACTGGATCACAGTCTAGAAGACAAAATGTCGCACCTCTCCGAGGCCAAGCAGACCGGAATCACCACGAGGAagtcccccccctctcccctttATTATGCCCACCATACATAACGAAACCTGGTCTGATTGTGTTCCACGCTACCCGTACTTGATCTGCCCGTTTCCCCGCGAGCTCCGTACGTCTTCAGCCACCGTGGTGTGTGGTTCCCTTCGAACTCCCTCCTCTGCAGCTTGACGCATCTTGATCAGCGACCCCATCCCCGGAAGCAGAGCAGCCCCCAAGATGGTTAAAAGATTGCGCTGATCCCCTCGTTGACCGCCCCCCTGTGCCCACTCTCTTTGACCTCTTGTGGCTTTTACCCTTCCTCGATCCCGCTCTTCCCCCCCGTACGTGCGCTGCCCGCCAtgtcttcgacctcgacgacctcgaccgtCGACCCGGAACGGGCCAGGGAGAGCAACACGGCCATGATCCTGGCTGTCACGGGGACGTTCCATGCgctcgccctcgtcttcgtcgtcctccggACGTACACGCgtgccgtcatcgtcaagacGATGGGGGTCGACGACTACATGATGATCGGGGCCGCGGTATTACCACCATTCCTCCCCAATCCGAGACAGGAGGTGTTCTAGGGTTTGTACATGCTGACCAAAAACCCAGCTTTGTGCGCTCGGCGGAGGGATggtcatcttcatcatccaGGGGTTCTACGGGCTCGGCAGACATAGGGACACCATCAGCAAGGCGGATcacgtcttcttctccaaagtgggcttcttccagtccatcatctcggccatcgcgGCCCTGGCTTTGCTGAAGATCTCGATCGCGCTATCGTTGCTTCGGCTGAGCAAGAACCGATGGTATTCGCGGACCCTGTGGGCTCTGATCGGTAAGGGCCAACCATGTTCCCACTCGAGAAAGATGGCAGATGTGAGACCTCTCACTGACGGCGGTACAGTTTTCGTGGTGCTTTACACGATCATGGCCTGGCTGAGCTTCTTCCTGTACTGCACACCCCTAGAGGGCTACTGGGATAAGAGCCTGAAGCCCACGTGTTACAACATCAAGCTGTTTGTCAACTTTGCTCTTGTGAACACGGGTATGTGACGTTGCAAGATTCTAAAGAGCAGCTCTAATTCGAGCAGCTTTCAACATCTTCACCGACGTCTGTTTCGCCACGCTGCCCGTCCCGATCATCTGGGTTTTGCAGATGAAGTTGCGGACCCGGATCTACTTGATCGGCGTTTTGAGTCTTGGTTACCTGTAAGTCG from Colletotrichum higginsianum IMI 349063 chromosome 3, whole genome shotgun sequence includes the following:
- a CDS encoding FAD-binding domain-containing protein; the protein is MYPITIVAAAVGLLSVPALASPVETRDVLAELQDRAMSALVESGAGNKRSSCNIFNARYRRDWFVIPHTVESFSSAEKKDYISAVQCMLTSPSKSDPEFAPGARNRYDDFVAVHINQTTKIHGTSCFFEDRDICRGILTLGPQGNFLTWHRYFVWAYEEALRNECGYKGSQPYWNWLKNQDDLTKSPVFDGSDTSLSGDGSFVEHNGSISGAGAIVLPSGNGGGCVTSGPFKNMTVNLGPVNPGMDGLEASPSGKLGYNPRCLSRDLSSYTASKWFTNENMVNITVGPASRSVELFQNELQGRFADGFLGMHAAGHFTVNGEASDLYSSVVDPSFFLHHAMVDRVYWLWQALHLWNAFEIAGTITINNRPASRDALKSDVLDLGVNAENRTIDDVLNTIGGSPLCYVYA
- a CDS encoding Integral membrane protein, which gives rise to MSSTSTTSTVDPERARESNTAMILAVTGTFHALALVFVVLRTYTRAVIVKTMGVDDYMMIGAALCALGGGMVIFIIQGFYGLGRHRDTISKADHVFFSKVGFFQSIISAIAALALLKISIALSLLRLSKNRWYSRTLWALIVFVVLYTIMAWLSFFLYCTPLEGYWDKSLKPTCYNIKLFVNFALVNTAFNIFTDVCFATLPVPIIWVLQMKLRTRIYLIGVLSLGYLAVIMGIIKAVYQIAQPGNKDGTFLQLNLGIIAACAPAIKPLVGRALKISSSRRYNSDNLYENRYPTGRTGRTVHITATAKRQGYREQGSQGAPDYELEEGPFSNSAEFYRASIKGGGTANHPAAVAVYGNKNSFGDRSGSEEMILDTDGKLGEGRGIMRTTEVHVQR